From Romeriopsis navalis LEGE 11480, a single genomic window includes:
- a CDS encoding ribosomal maturation YjgA family protein, with translation MLRSPHSKKLLRFDQRAFAISLIVLALEVLIALFFRDRFVRYFLGDVLVVVLIGYIIRAFWAIRLPIIAFGSLIFAYGVELAQYFNVLGWLGWQDIAIAQLLLGTTFDWTDLIAYTIGAGLILWLDRWR, from the coding sequence ATGTTGCGTTCCCCACATTCGAAGAAACTGTTGCGTTTTGATCAGCGGGCTTTTGCCATTAGTCTGATTGTCTTGGCGCTCGAAGTTTTAATTGCATTATTTTTTCGCGATCGGTTTGTGCGGTACTTTTTGGGTGACGTGTTGGTTGTTGTGCTGATTGGCTACATTATCCGCGCATTCTGGGCAATTCGGCTCCCGATTATCGCCTTTGGCAGCTTGATTTTTGCCTATGGGGTGGAGCTAGCGCAATACTTCAATGTGCTTGGTTGGTTGGGCTGGCAGGATATTGCGATCGCGCAATTGCTGCTGGGTACGACCTTTGATTGGACTGATTTGATTGCGTATACGATCGGTGCAGGGCTGATTCTGTGGCTTGATCGGTGGCGATAA
- a CDS encoding DUF2256 domain-containing protein, which translates to MARQRKKSDRPTKICAVCGLSFTWRKKWEKNWDEVRYCSKRCRQRKSSAAG; encoded by the coding sequence ATGGCCCGTCAGCGTAAAAAATCCGATCGCCCGACCAAAATTTGTGCCGTCTGCGGTTTGTCCTTCACTTGGCGCAAAAAATGGGAAAAGAACTGGGACGAAGTGCGCTACTGTTCCAAACGATGTCGGCAGCGTAAATCCTCAGCAGCAGGATAA
- a CDS encoding RNA methyltransferase gives MATLLDRIRIVLIQPLGARNVGSIARVMKNMGLSQLWIVQPECDIRSEEARRMSVRAANILATAQICDSLATALAGCSVAVATIGRDVDRLIETPRTGMEKLVSTVAHTSSEFQGAIIFGREDHGLSNADLDQAQIYVSIPANAEYPSLNLAQAVGILAYELHLAVAAPLQNAIVKPVDEVVDLAQVEGYFQDLEALLLEIGFLQEHTAASRIAKLRDLLKRGNPSAAEVAMLRGIIRQVKWAARSQSIES, from the coding sequence ATGGCGACGCTGCTTGATCGAATTCGAATTGTCTTAATTCAGCCTTTAGGGGCGCGCAATGTGGGTTCGATCGCGCGCGTCATGAAGAATATGGGGCTATCGCAGCTGTGGATTGTGCAACCCGAATGCGATATTCGATCGGAAGAAGCGCGGCGAATGTCGGTGCGCGCGGCCAATATATTGGCCACTGCCCAGATTTGTGATTCCTTAGCGACGGCGTTGGCGGGCTGCTCAGTTGCTGTGGCGACCATTGGACGGGATGTCGATCGGTTGATCGAAACACCACGGACCGGAATGGAAAAGCTAGTATCAACGGTGGCGCATACGAGTTCTGAATTCCAAGGTGCAATTATTTTTGGTCGTGAAGATCATGGTTTGAGCAATGCTGATCTAGATCAAGCACAAATATATGTATCCATCCCCGCAAATGCAGAATACCCCTCATTGAATTTGGCGCAGGCAGTCGGCATTCTGGCCTATGAGCTGCATTTAGCCGTCGCCGCACCGTTACAAAACGCGATCGTTAAACCCGTGGATGAGGTGGTTGATTTAGCCCAAGTCGAAGGCTATTTCCAAGATTTGGAAGCATTACTATTGGAAATTGGTTTTTTACAGGAACATACGGCGGCTAGTCGCATTGCGAAGTTGCGGGATCTACTCAAGCGGGGCAATCCGAGTGCGGCGGAAGTGGCGATGTTACGAGGGATAATTCGACAGGTGAAGTGGGCCGCACGATCACAATCGATCGAGTCATGA